A genomic region of Janthinobacterium lividum contains the following coding sequences:
- a CDS encoding aldo/keto reductase — MSHVFPASLQAPRSRLSSNGPELSRIVAGMWRIGEWNMSAQQRLAFIEQCLALGVTSFDHADIYGDYSAEGLFGEALALQPGLRDKMELVSKCGIKLLSPHRPGHAIQHYDTSAAHITSSVEHTLRQLHTDRLDLLLIHRPDPLMDFDEIAGAFTQLQQAGKVLHFGVSNFSRHQFECLHRRFPLVTNQVEFSPLHVAPLFDETFDGLQDVGVAPMIWSPLAGGRLFQGGDANVENLRNVIKQIADQLQRPFASVVFAWIMQLPCRPLPLTGTGRIEAVGVAVEGTQFTLSRSDWFAILRAARGHEVA; from the coding sequence ATGAGCCATGTATTTCCCGCCAGCCTGCAAGCGCCGCGCAGCCGTTTAAGCAGCAACGGTCCCGAACTGTCGCGCATCGTCGCCGGCATGTGGCGCATCGGCGAGTGGAATATGTCGGCGCAGCAGCGCCTGGCCTTCATCGAGCAATGCCTGGCGCTGGGCGTGACCAGTTTCGACCATGCCGATATCTATGGCGATTACAGCGCCGAAGGCCTGTTCGGCGAAGCGCTGGCCCTGCAGCCGGGCTTGCGCGACAAGATGGAACTGGTCAGCAAATGCGGCATCAAGCTGCTGTCGCCGCACCGGCCCGGCCACGCCATCCAGCATTACGACACGAGCGCGGCACACATCACCAGTTCCGTGGAACACACCTTGCGCCAGTTGCACACGGACCGCCTGGACTTGCTGCTGATCCACCGTCCCGACCCCCTGATGGATTTTGACGAGATCGCAGGCGCCTTCACCCAGCTGCAGCAGGCGGGCAAGGTCTTGCACTTTGGCGTGTCGAATTTCAGCCGCCACCAGTTCGAGTGCCTGCACCGGCGCTTCCCGCTGGTGACGAACCAGGTGGAATTTTCGCCGCTGCACGTGGCGCCGCTGTTCGATGAAACCTTCGACGGCTTGCAGGATGTGGGAGTGGCGCCGATGATCTGGTCGCCGCTGGCGGGCGGCCGCCTGTTCCAGGGCGGCGACGCGAATGTGGAGAATTTGCGCAATGTCATCAAGCAGATCGCCGACCAGCTGCAGCGTCCGTTTGCCAGCGTGGTGTTTGCCTGGATCATGCAATTGCCATGCCGTCCCCTGCCGCTGACGGGCACGGGCCGCATCGAAGCCGTGGGCGTGGCCGTGGAAGGCACGCAGTTCACGCTCAGCCGCAGCGACTGGTTCGCCATCCTGCGTGCCGCGCGCGGGCACGAGGTGGCTTAA
- a CDS encoding Hpt domain-containing protein yields the protein MLKPHATCDDDAAVAASDMVRILDVENGLGRIMGDRILYLKILRRFLHDHGTTPCQIRAEFDTGNYASARLKAHTLKGAAGMIGARHVHGLAETLESALRAQAPDLARQMLQLELAQDQLLGAVSSMLGTPEATHTAAQDVAPDPAAPAIQLLLARLASHLREGDGAAIDILENSASLLAASLGVNVYQEVAAAAHEFDFDGALAALLRRR from the coding sequence ATGCTGAAACCACACGCCACTTGCGATGATGATGCCGCCGTTGCGGCATCCGACATGGTCCGCATTCTCGATGTCGAGAACGGACTGGGCCGCATCATGGGCGACCGCATCCTGTACCTGAAAATCCTGCGCCGCTTCCTGCATGACCACGGCACCACGCCGTGCCAGATCCGCGCCGAATTCGACACGGGCAACTATGCCTCCGCGCGCCTGAAGGCGCATACCTTGAAGGGCGCCGCCGGCATGATCGGTGCGCGCCACGTGCATGGCCTGGCCGAAACGCTGGAGTCGGCACTGCGTGCGCAAGCGCCCGACCTGGCCCGGCAAATGCTGCAGCTGGAACTGGCGCAGGATCAATTGCTGGGCGCGGTCAGCAGCATGCTGGGCACGCCGGAGGCAACCCACACGGCGGCGCAGGACGTGGCGCCCGATCCGGCCGCGCCCGCCATCCAGCTGCTGCTGGCGCGCCTGGCCAGCCATCTGCGCGAAGGCGACGGGGCGGCCATCGACATCCTGGAAAACTCGGCCAGCCTGCTGGCGGCCAGCCTGGGCGTCAACGTCTACCAGGAAGTGGCAGCCGCCGCGCACGAGTTCGATTTCGACGGCGCGCTGGCGGCACTGCTGCGGCGCCGCTAG
- the pssA gene encoding CDP-diacylglycerol--serine O-phosphatidyltransferase, with translation MNTSPKSRLQRAKYALPSMVTLLSIACGFASIVISVDNATVGDADAYRLAAALLVLAGVFDALDGYVARLTNTSSQFGVQLDSIADVMNFGCAPAVLLYCYGFVQMGVHDPLLLRFGGMASFFFVACGAMRLARFNVNVGRTDPLYFVGMPITAGAACVAAVVVAWPAPIDSMLHSYLLMLLLVGVGSLMVSTLRFPSSKQKKSLAALLVLIVAIALLVWLKTSFFALFFAVYIAATLLLNLAWYLGWRGIALPQVFNDPDEID, from the coding sequence TTGAACACATCGCCCAAGTCGCGCCTGCAGCGCGCCAAGTACGCCTTGCCCAGCATGGTGACTTTGCTTTCGATAGCCTGCGGTTTTGCCAGCATCGTCATTTCCGTCGATAACGCGACTGTCGGCGACGCGGATGCCTACCGCCTGGCCGCCGCCTTGCTGGTGCTGGCCGGCGTGTTCGATGCGCTCGACGGCTATGTCGCGCGCCTGACGAACACCAGTTCGCAGTTTGGCGTGCAGCTCGATTCCATCGCCGACGTGATGAATTTCGGCTGCGCCCCGGCCGTCCTGTTGTACTGCTACGGTTTTGTGCAGATGGGCGTGCACGATCCGCTGCTGCTGCGCTTTGGCGGCATGGCCAGCTTCTTCTTTGTCGCGTGCGGCGCCATGCGCCTGGCGCGTTTCAATGTGAACGTGGGGCGTACCGATCCCCTGTATTTCGTCGGCATGCCGATCACGGCCGGGGCCGCTTGCGTGGCGGCCGTGGTGGTGGCGTGGCCGGCGCCCATCGATTCCATGCTGCACAGCTATCTGCTGATGCTGCTGCTGGTGGGCGTGGGCAGCCTGATGGTGTCGACCTTGCGCTTCCCCAGCTCCAAGCAAAAGAAAAGCCTGGCCGCGCTGCTGGTGCTGATCGTCGCCATCGCCCTGCTGGTGTGGCTGAAGACCAGCTTCTTCGCGCTGTTCTTCGCCGTCTACATCGCCGCCACCCTGCTGCTCAACCTGGCGTGGTACCTGGGCTGGCGCGGTATTGCGTTGCCGCAGGTATTCAACGACCCTGACGAGATCGACTAG
- a CDS encoding CAP domain-containing protein, translated as MIVSSLRWKYWIPALLSAALLSACGGGDSGDKTSLSTSTPAGQLTQEPGAPVLSNNIATDGFNWFNYRRSQIGLSPMVRNGLIDSAALGHSNYLNLNNTVAHEQVQGKPGFTGVKLGDRLAKAGYVVTSLQGEVIAGASNTSGFYLAEELVTAIYHRFVIFEPLFKEGGAGAAVSGAGYAYFTTDLAGNRSYGSGLAAGKIVTYPFGGQQKVAVSFSSDNEAPDPVPNQDVVGYPISVHANYGTTVSVTAFSVRQRGAAADLTVRLLTSGNDAHTPVSAASIIPLAPLLANTAYDVSFIGKVNGTDVTQSWSFTTR; from the coding sequence TTGATTGTCTCGTCACTGCGTTGGAAATACTGGATACCCGCCCTGCTGAGCGCAGCCCTGCTGAGCGCCTGTGGCGGCGGCGATAGCGGCGACAAGACGTCGCTGAGCACCTCGACCCCGGCAGGGCAGCTGACACAGGAGCCCGGTGCTCCCGTCCTCAGCAACAATATTGCCACCGATGGTTTCAACTGGTTCAACTACCGGCGCAGCCAGATCGGCCTGTCGCCAATGGTGCGCAATGGCTTGATCGACAGCGCGGCCCTGGGCCATTCCAACTACTTGAATCTCAACAATACAGTGGCGCACGAGCAAGTGCAGGGCAAGCCCGGCTTTACCGGCGTCAAACTGGGCGACCGCCTGGCCAAGGCCGGCTACGTCGTCACGTCGCTGCAGGGGGAAGTCATCGCCGGCGCCAGCAACACGTCCGGCTTTTACCTGGCCGAGGAACTGGTCACGGCCATTTATCACCGCTTCGTCATTTTCGAGCCCCTCTTCAAGGAAGGGGGCGCGGGCGCGGCCGTCAGTGGCGCCGGCTATGCGTATTTCACCACCGACCTGGCCGGTAACCGCAGCTATGGCTCCGGGCTGGCGGCAGGGAAAATCGTCACCTACCCATTCGGCGGCCAGCAAAAGGTAGCCGTCAGTTTTTCCAGCGATAACGAAGCCCCCGATCCCGTGCCGAACCAGGACGTGGTCGGCTACCCGATCAGCGTGCATGCCAACTACGGCACGACCGTCAGCGTGACGGCGTTCAGCGTGCGCCAGCGCGGTGCCGCCGCGGACTTGACGGTGCGCCTGCTCACCAGCGGCAATGATGCACATACGCCAGTCTCGGCCGCGTCCATCATCCCGCTGGCGCCGCTGCTGGCGAACACGGCCTATGACGTGAGTTTCATCGGCAAAGTCAATGGTACGGACGTCACGCAGAGCTGGTCATTCACGACACGCTAG